The Christiangramia flava JLT2011 region ATTTCGAAGGCTTATCAATATTCTGCAAATGTTTGTAGCAGGCTATTATTGTGGAAGCTAAAACCATTCGTCTACAGTTTTTTGGTATTCAACTTTTCAAGGGAAATACCCATCGAATAATCTGATTTTCAGATTAAAGTCGATCTAAATTGAACCCATAATTTACCACCTAATGAAACAAACGAACATGAAAAATCACAATTTTGCCGTTATTATGGCCGGGGGAGTGGGAAGCCGCTTCTGGCCGGTAAGCACCCAGCAAAACCCAAAACAATTTCAGGATATCCTGGGCTGCGGTGAAACTTTGATTCAAAGTACGTTCCGGCGATTGAAAAGGATCGTCCCCTTTAATCAGATCTACATTCTAACCAATGCTGCCTATAAAGAGACCGTTTTGAAGCAGTTGCCAGAAATCGATGAACAGCAGCTGGTCCTGGAACCGGCCATGCGCAACACCGCGCCCTGTATCTTACTGGCGGCGATGAAAATTTTTAAAATAGACTCGGAAGCACGAATGCTGGTAGCTCCCAGCGACCACTGGATACAGAATATGGAAGAATTTCAGGCCGATATGGAACTGGCTTTTCAAATGGCTGGAGAAAGTGACAAACTGGTCACATTCGGGATCAAACCCAGCATGCCCAGTACCGGTTTTGGATATATACAGTACCAGCCATCTTCCGAAGAAGAAATTTATAAGGTAGACCGTTTTATTGAAAAACCAGATTTTCAAACTGCCGTGGCCTTTTTGCTTACGGGTAACTATCTCTGGAATTCCGGGATTTTCGTCTGGAAAGCTTCGGTCATTTTACAACAATTCCGGGTATACCTCCCCGTGATGTACCTGCTTTTCAGCCAGGGAGAGGAATTTTATAATACCGAAAAGGAACAGGATTTCGTGAATTCAGAATTTGAAAAAGCAGAGAATATTTCCATCGATTACGGGATTATTGAAAAAGCTGCGGAAGTCTATGTGATCCCGGCGAGTTTCAGCTGGAACGATCTGGGCACCTGGGGAAGTATCCAGGGAGAACTGCCCCAGGATACCGCTGGCAACACCGTGGTGAACTCGCGGTTCATCGCCCGGAATTCTGAAGGAAATATTGTAAGAACCACTGCGGAAAAGATCGTGTTCATGGAAGGTCTGAAAGATTATATGGTTCTGGAAGATGAAGGAGTGTTACTGATTGTTCCGAAGAAAAAAGAACAGGAGATCAAGCTCATCCGGCAACAGGTCATGCAGCAATACGGTACGCAGCTCGGCTGAGATCAAATTGTTAGAAAAATAAAAAATCAGTATAAAACGCCCGAATATGAAACATTTTTACTTCTTGTTCTTTTTGCTTATCAGCTTTCCAATGGCTGCACAGTATCAATACCTGGGCGGTTACGACTGGCAGGGTGATCCTTATTACCTGGAACCGGTGGATGATGTGATCACTGCGGAAAGTCTGGATATGATCGATAGCGCGCTACCGGAAGGTTTCCCGGTCCCCGAATTCAACCCGCATTATATTACCGCCGGTTACGATACGGATGTGATCCTGGATCTCGATGCTAGCGTATATGTGACTTTTGTGAAGGAGGGTGCGGGTTACCGGAATGTACTTGGCTTTTACACCTATGATCTTGCCAATCCTCCGTTAACCCGTCCTCAACCACAGGATATAACCATTGTTTTTCCCAATGTCTCGGCAGATAATTCTGGCGGGGGCCTGAATATGGGAAACAAGGTCAAAATTGGTGATTTCCCGGCCGGTACTGGAATTGGCTGGGTACTGCTGGCTAATGCCTGGGATGGAACAAAAGTTACCGATGGGCTCTGGCAGGTATTTTCCAACCCCGATTTTAACCCAGAACCGCTTCCCGAATTGCGCCATCATATGGTCCTGCTGAAAGACCAGGCCCAAGATCGCATCTACCTGGGAGTAGAAGATATTCGCCGCGATAATCTTTCCTGCGATAACGACTTTAACGACGCGGTTTTCTATGTGACCACCGATCCTGATGGAGCAATACGCACAGAAAACCTGGCTGATATCGAGAGCGCGACCGATGTGACATCTGCAAACAAAGGCGGACTCGAAAGCAACGGAAAATTAGCTCACCTCATTTCCGAAAGAAATTTCAACCGATTAAAAACCAATTACTCCAAACACCTTCGCTCTGAGCAACAGAAGTTCAGTTCCAGTACAAGCCTGGTCAAGAGTGCAGCAGGGATCGACCTGGTTTCGATTTTGCCTGATACCGGGATGTTTGGCAACGAACAGGCAACGATTTCCAGCCCTGAGGATTTGAT contains the following coding sequences:
- a CDS encoding mannose-1-phosphate guanylyltransferase, which encodes MKNHNFAVIMAGGVGSRFWPVSTQQNPKQFQDILGCGETLIQSTFRRLKRIVPFNQIYILTNAAYKETVLKQLPEIDEQQLVLEPAMRNTAPCILLAAMKIFKIDSEARMLVAPSDHWIQNMEEFQADMELAFQMAGESDKLVTFGIKPSMPSTGFGYIQYQPSSEEEIYKVDRFIEKPDFQTAVAFLLTGNYLWNSGIFVWKASVILQQFRVYLPVMYLLFSQGEEFYNTEKEQDFVNSEFEKAENISIDYGIIEKAAEVYVIPASFSWNDLGTWGSIQGELPQDTAGNTVVNSRFIARNSEGNIVRTTAEKIVFMEGLKDYMVLEDEGVLLIVPKKKEQEIKLIRQQVMQQYGTQLG